The Magnolia sinica isolate HGM2019 chromosome 3, MsV1, whole genome shotgun sequence genome includes the window ACGGATGCCTACAACCTTGCGTATATATAGCATATTCATGTCATATATTTTTAGAAAGTTGTGACATGTACGCATGCAACCTTGTGTACATACCTTTGCATTATCATCTTAATACCATAAAtaattttctcattttcttatAACGTGATACCAGAGTTAATTTGAGCCCTTAATTTTTgctatggcccattgagattcaTCTCTACCATATATCATCACATGTTCTGGTTCTTGAAACAGATTTCTCCAACCCTGACAAGCACTCCATCACTGTGTCTAGATTACCCGGCTCTGCTgctgttcattggattcctgtcGAAAGCTTATCTGAATTGGAACCGTCCATCTGAGCCCACTCGCTGCAACTTTATGTTGATGTCCTGGTTATAATGATCGATGGTTCTGCTACATTTGTGACACACAAGCTTACTTACATTCTtattttgaaatgaaagatcttggcccAGTCCATTACTTATATGACATTGACACTAAGATGATTATTATTTAGTTCAACAATATTATCTATGAATATCTCATACTTTCTTGTGTTTATATCTTTTGATAATCAGTCGCTAATGTCTGAAAAAGACTGGCTCTGCTTTTAGATTTTGCTACTTGATATCCAAATACATGCTACTTGATATCTAAATACATCATGCTTCTCTTGAAGTATCTGAGCTTGAAGGCGGGGTGATAATGTATTCATACCCATTTCTTCCATTTTTACAAAGTTGTGGCCTGTATTGGCACTGTTCGCATCCGTGCAACCTCAGGCACTTCTCTCGGAACTATTATCTGACTAAGATATAcatatttcctttctttttataaCAGGAAATACATATGGTTAAATGTACCTCTAGCTAGTAGGACCCACTAGAGATGGGTCGGTTACTAGATGATATACTAAAGGATTATTATAACTGTCCAACTGATGGCATACTTGTCGCCACGTGTACAATAATAAGGGAaatgcggacgcggatttcctgcgaaagcctttcgcaggaagatcctgcgcaaggatgctgggtgggtccCTCcgatatgtttgtgagaaatccacaccgtccgtccgtttttcgagttcattttaggacgtaTGTCCAAAaagtgaggtggatacaaaactcaagaaccgttgaagcattcttttggctataaaagttttgtaccaGGCTAtcgttttggtattttcacttaatcccattgggaataatcttataaacggtttggatagcatatagacatcaaggtggagctcaggaagatttcaacggtgggaatttctttccccaattttcccgttcgtgtgacccacttgagttttgtatctacctCGATTTTGAATACACATcctaaattgatatctcaaaacggacggacggggtggatttctcacaaacatatcggtgggccccacccagcatccttgcggaggaacttcctgcaaaaggctttcgcaggaaatccgcgtcgggGAAATGCATAGAACCATGATTACAGGTGCATCCATATGCACACATGTTCGGTGTCCAGTTTCTTCTGGGAAGCAGATGGATGCCACGTGCACATTGTCTGTGTTCATCCGTACAATATCTGATAGGCTGCTGCAGGATCACATCTCTCTGCTCTAGATATCGCCGCAAAAGCAACAATGACGGACATTCTTCTGAGGGTTCCGAGGATGCGTGCCATCGATATTCACCAATGTGAAAATGAATCCGTACGTCATCCGCTCCGTAAGCGGACTGTGTGGTGTGTCACACACTACTGGCATCCGTAGTGtgttggcgtcaccaagttctgtcggccacaccatgatgtatgtgtcatattcacaccgtccatccattttgtgggatcattttaggacatggactAAAACACCCCAAATTAAACTTCagtgaccccaagaagttttcaatggtatgcgttcaattcccactgctttgtgtggtgtggtccacttgatctttggatctgcctcatttttgtgccaattccttaaaatgatctcaaaaattggatagacagtgtagatataacatatacatcatgatgggcccaaaaaacttggtgacgtcaacacacccaggtcggtggtgtgtggggcacaccatgcgATCCGCTTCCGTCTGTTCCTGCTTTCTCGAACCCGACGAGAATTTCTCGTTTTCACGCCCAAAAACCTTTGTAAAAACGTTGACCACACGTGTCTACGATCTTTGCAATTCATTTGATCGGAGCCGCAGCCAACCTTTTTTTCCCGATGAAAAGAAATCTAAATggtccatccatcaagtggaccactcgtGTACGCTGGGTACAGATCTTTGGCCATGTTTTTGTCAACCGTCTATTGCTGTAATTCATTTGTGGCCAACAAATTGAGTTGATCATCATGATTTCTAAGCGCGGACATTTTAAGATTAGCCCCCACCAGATCTACGTTTGGCCAGAATCtctcacacgtgtgtcccaccgTTGATCTTTTCTTTCCATGTTCCCTGATGTGAATGGTCCTACGACTTCCTCTTTCATTAATCATGACCAATAGCAACCCCAAACCTGAATAAGAAAAGAAGCTTTGAACAATCGGGGTAGGTAAATGGGCCCTTGATACAAATCAACGGTAAGAAAAGCAGGACGAAGGCAGGTAAGTGATTGCATAAGGCTTACGTAGAACTGACATCACGCTAGTTACATTTTCCCAACACGATTCTCTCCGCTCTCGTTTTCCCTGACGCATTGTCCATTAATTGTACAAAATTGAAAATACTAGTCTACCTTGGAATAATCGGACCAAACCTTCTGGATAAATAAGCTTACGGAAAAACTTTCCTACTCTGGCATAGCGTGATGGTTGGTCTCATGCACAGAGAAATTGTACGCATGGATTAGAGATAACACAAATTTTGATGGATCCTAATCCGAAAAGTGTAGCCATCTGATGCGTTAAGTGGATGATTGATGGACACATGAAAGacaaatgagatgaaaaatattCAAGGGCAGGCAAATGACAGCCAATCAGATGCTAAGATTGTTTAATTAATTGAATTTTGGATGGTGATCAATCTACAGCTGCTCACGCGATTTGGGGTTTGGTCTAATTTGAATTCACATATGCTAGATATAAAAATTTGGAGTGTCGGTGTATGAACCATCATGCTCTGACAGTGTACCAAATAACTCTCTGTAAGCTTATAAATACACAATTCCCCACCCACAACCCATAACAAAAAGGTGAAACTAGCAATGGAAGACAAACCAACCCACCCCCACATAGCAATTCTACCAAGTCCCGGTATGGGTCACCTCATACCACTCTGCGAGTTCGCAAAGCGTATCGTTCTCCATCATGATTGCTCTGCCACAGTCATCGCCCTTGCAGCTGATTCGTCGTCCAAGGCCCAAAACGCCGTCCTAGATGGCCTACCAAAAAATATAAATTCCATCCAACTCCCTCCAATTCCCTTGGACGATGTCCCAAAGGATGCAAAGATCGAAACGCGCATCTCTCTCACCGTCAAACGCTCCCTGGGTTTGATCCGCGACGTCTTGAAGAAGTTGGCATCCACTCACCGACTGGTGGCACTGGTGGTGGATCTCTTTGCGACGGATGCGTTCGATCTAGCCAAAGAATTCGGCATCTCACCTTACATTTTCTACCCAACGACGCTAACTGTGCTGTCTGTCTTCATCAATCTGCCAATTCTCGATGAGACGGTCTCATGTGAGTATAGGGATCTTAGCGAACCGATCAGATTGCCCGGCTGCATTCCACTTCACGGGAAGGATCTCTTGGACCCAGTTCAAGACCGACAGAACGATGCATACAGATGGCTCCTGCACCACTGCAAACGTTACAAGGAGGCCAGGGGCATTTTGGTAAATAGCTTTGTCGACGTGGAGCCAGGGCCCGCGAGGGCTTTGATGGAAGCCGGGCAGCCGCCGGTTTACCCAGTCGGGCCGCTTATCCAGACCGGTTCGGCCGGTGGGGTAGATGAGAACGAGTGCTTGAGGTGGTTGGATGAGCAGCCACGTGGGTCGGTGCTGTACGTGTCTTTCGGGAGTGGTGGAACCCTCACCAGTCATCAGCTTTCCGAGCTGGCCTTGGGGTTGGAAATGAGCGGACAAAGGTTCTTGTGGGTGGCTCGGAGCCCACAGGATAAGGTGGCCAATGCAGcgtatttcagtgtccaaagcaTCGAAGACCCTCTGGACTTTTTGCCCGAGGGGTTCTTGGCTCGTACCAAAGGGCTAGGCCTTGTTGTaccttcatgggccccacagatacAAGTTCTGGCCCACGGGTCTACTGGTGGATTCCTGACACACTGCGGGTGGAACTCGACACTCGAGAGTATCGTGCACGGCGTGCCGTTGATTGCATGGCCGCTCTATGCCGAGCAGAAGATGAATGCAGTGATGCTAGCCGATGGGCTGAAAGTGGCATTAAGGCCTAGAGCTGGCGAGGACGGTGTGATCAGGAAGGAGGAGATCGCGACGGTCGTCAGGGGTCTGATGGAAGGAGAAGGAGGAAGGGAGGTGCGGAACCGAATGCACGATCTCAAAGACGCTGCCGCGAGGGTGATAGTGGAAGGCGGGTCTTCTCAGATGGCATTGTCCCAAGTGGCCCACCAGtggaaaaatccaaaacagtTGTAACTATAGCTCTTCTTTCGACTACGGTATTGTGACATTTTTACATTTTAGTGCTTGCAAGTTGCGATTGTACCTTTCTCAAGAATTCAACATATGGGACCACCAAGTTGTGCTATTATTGGCTATTTCCACAAGTGCGGATGTCTCTGCTGAAGACGCAGATAAATTTTGGGCCGTCGCTTCTGATTGGTCCATGTTATTGCGGATGACATCAGCTGATAAAACCCACCTATTTCTCTCTCCCCGATAGATTATAGATTGGCTACTACACAATACAACTTTTATGGTTAAAACGTGTGGATCTTCTCTTGGCCCCACCATgttttatgtgttagatccataccatccatcaaaatttccagatcatttctaaggcattagcccaaaagtgagacacatccaaagctcaattggaccacactacaaaagtagcATGGATTGATGGGCTAACATTAATGAAAATCTTATTACGGTCGATTGTGAGGTTTTTTTGCCGTCTAAtctcttcataagatcacataaacttgatgaagggaaaaacaaatattagcttaatcaaaGACTTTTGTAGTCCCAAAATTTGTTGGAAGGTAAGCATCCaattggcccacttgaatcttagaTCTGCCCGGCTTTTtcatcatcccttaaaatgatatgaaaaattggatTAGACAGTGTAGACCTGaaacatacatcgtggtgagACCCATGGAAGTTCCACATGTCAACATTTCTAATTTTTCTGCAGCAGACACCAGCGAAATTTCTTAGCCTGTGAAATTTACATAAGCCCTAAGATGTTTTATTTCTTAAAactacatcgtccatctgttatttcatatcattttaaaatatgaactaaaaaataagaTGGATTTAAACCTAAAAtaaaccacactacaagaaacggtAGGATTTagcatctactgttgaaaacttcgtaAAGGCAATGCTGAAAGTTGGCCCTAGGAAGGTGTCATTGGTCGTTCAATCAATCCTCacttttggatgtgcctcattttttgttcacgctctggaaaaataaaaataaaaaaatgtaatacataaaTCGTACGTGGTGGGCCAAAACAGTTCTACATGTTAAAACTTATGTCGTATAGTGCGCAGATTTTTTGGGATAGAAAATCGGGTATTGCTGTCGTGGTAGGCAATGACGTGTACCAATAAGAAGTGACAGCAATGACGTGTGCCAATAACTAGTGACGGCTCAGTGACCgttaccggacgcggatttcctgtgtgCCAATAACTAGTGACGGCTCAGTGAGCgttaccggacgcggatttcctgcgaaagcctttcgcaggaagatcctgcgcaaggatgctgggtgggtccCTCcgatatgtttgtgagaaatccacaccgtccgtccgtttttcgagttcattttagtACGTATATGCAAAAGTGAGGTGGAAACAAAAGTCAAATGGGACGCGGgggaggaaacagtggaaattcagtgagaaccgttgaagcattcttatggctataaaagttttgtatcaggctatcgttttggtattttcacttcatgtcattgggaataaccttataaacggtttggatagcatataaacatcaagatggagctcaagaagatttcaacggtgggaatttcttcCCCTAATTTTCCcgttcgtgtgacccacttgagtgttgtatccacctcaattttggatacacatcctaaattgatctctcaaaacggacggacggggtggatttctcaaaaatatatctgtgggccccacccagcatccttgcacacgaacttcctgcgaaaggctttcgcaggaaatccgcgtccagcgtTACCGGAGCGTTATCCTTACCGTGTGGCAAAATCTTGATGATATActgtacatccactccgtccatccgtttctgcgGCCCATTTTAGTACGTgtacccaaaaattaagcagattcagatctaaattggaccacggctaggggtgtacattgagttgaacggAGTTGAGCTGCTCGAGTTGGCTCGGTCACTGGCTAACCTCAACTCAGAACTTGGCTCCTCGGtcttcgagcttgactggccagcttggcttggctcggctcggtcagcagctcaggccaagtTGGAGCCAAGAatgagctgagttcgccattaaggcatttccacaaacacctggactgcaccttcaaaatctctctATATGTGAAACAAacgcaatggttttacaagtgttttattaaacaccttctaagcaatataaaaaaccaagaaaaatcaagaaaaaaaatagtatttgtttcatgtaaatACTTTCCTTACCAccggccacactttgttgagtcattttagtaaacacttggtgagtaacatcaatggcatagtaaccgagtcaccaaactggttcgatatGAGTTCGatccgagctggattcgatccgagtcgagctgaggcctgcTCAAACGCATTTTCAACctcaaaaaatcaacttaacTCAGGTCGAACTCATCTTcaaactgagttgaatcgagctatttttagttgagttgagcgagctaaccaagctatctcggttcatgtacacccctaacgaCACCAGAAGAAAATTAGTGTTCGAGTGCTTCACCATGAAAAAATCCAAAGGGCCCATTGtaagttttcatattttttatttgccatccaacctgtactGATAATGTTAAGAaaacattgatgaagggaaaataaattgatcaacttgatccaatactttgtggccctcaaaaagtttttaatggtcatttgtcACCTTTTTTAGTGGCACGgtacacctgaaatttggatcttcttaaggtttaaGATCACAATATAAAGTGAGATAGAAAACAGCTGGCCGGTGTAGattcaataaaaaaatatcaatGTTGGCCCTGATGGAATTTCCTCCCAAGCTCGACTGGTCATGAGCCTCActtgaccggtcgtgagcctcactcgaccggtcgagggtggtgctcaaccagttgagccctgactcgactcaaagtccagcgactttgaGTTTATTCTttccgtggtgctcgaccagtcgagggaggtgctcgaccggttgagtgggccgcttgaccag containing:
- the LOC131241311 gene encoding hydroquinone glucosyltransferase-like, with the protein product MEDKPTHPHIAILPSPGMGHLIPLCEFAKRIVLHHDCSATVIALAADSSSKAQNAVLDGLPKNINSIQLPPIPLDDVPKDAKIETRISLTVKRSLGLIRDVLKKLASTHRLVALVVDLFATDAFDLAKEFGISPYIFYPTTLTVLSVFINLPILDETVSCEYRDLSEPIRLPGCIPLHGKDLLDPVQDRQNDAYRWLLHHCKRYKEARGILVNSFVDVEPGPARALMEAGQPPVYPVGPLIQTGSAGGVDENECLRWLDEQPRGSVLYVSFGSGGTLTSHQLSELALGLEMSGQRFLWVARSPQDKVANAAYFSVQSIEDPLDFLPEGFLARTKGLGLVVPSWAPQIQVLAHGSTGGFLTHCGWNSTLESIVHGVPLIAWPLYAEQKMNAVMLADGLKVALRPRAGEDGVIRKEEIATVVRGLMEGEGGREVRNRMHDLKDAAARVIVEGGSSQMALSQVAHQWKNPKQL